From the genome of Halictus rubicundus isolate RS-2024b chromosome 2, iyHalRubi1_principal, whole genome shotgun sequence, one region includes:
- the Cpap3-b gene encoding cuticular protein analogous to peritrophins 3-B produces MRTEVFCLLICLGAVTSLSRKEEAAEQSRRKVALPALHKKQAAPEEQEEYDEDEFQDQCPEPNGYFPAPEQCDKYYDCRDGKPTEKLCPDGLVFNDFSPQHEKCDLPFGIDCSKRPKLQKPQPSAHCPRMHGYFAHEDPRICNTFYYCVEGKFNMITCPDGLVFSEKTGICNWPDEAQKKGCGSRELFNFTCPKVDDSVAATHPRYPDTEDCQYFYVCVNGEIPRRSGCKLGQAFDERTGKCDWARKIPECKDWYKGQLTDEELDRLENPPPKPKPTGGHSRRKGAKPS; encoded by the exons ATGAGGACGGAGGTCTTTTGTCTGCTAATCTGTCTCG GTGCTGTTACTTCCTTATCGAGGAAAGAGGAGGCTGCGGAACAAAGCCGTAGGAAAGTAGCGTTGCCAGCACTGCACAAAAAGCAGGCTGCGCCGGAAGAGCAAGAAGAATACGACGAAGACGAATTTCAGGATCAATGTCCTGAACCGAATGGTTATTTCCCTGCCCCAGAGCAGTGTGATAAGTATTATGACTGCAGGGATGGTAAACCCACCGAGAAACTTTGTCCGGACGGTTTAGTATTCAATGACTTCAGTCCTCAGCACGAGAAATGCGACCTGCCATTTGGAATCGACTGCTCGAAGCGACCCAAATTAC AGAAACCGCAGCCGTCTGCGCATTGTCCAAGAATGCACGGTTATTTTGCGCACGAGGATCCTCGGATATGCAACACGTTCTACTATTGTGTCGAAGGGAAGTTCAATATGATCACCTGTCCAGATGGTCTGGTCTTCTCCGAGAAGACTGGCATTTGCAATTGGCCGGACGAGGCGCAGAAGAAGGGCTGCGGGTCTAGGGAACTTTTCAATTTCACTTGTCCGAAAGTCGACGATTCCGTTGCCGCTACGCATCCTCGATACCCTGACACAGAGGACTGCCAATACTTCTATGTCTGTGTAAACGGCGAAATACCGAGGAGAAGCGGCTGCAAATTAGGACAAGCCTTCGACGAAAGGACTGGCAAGTGCGACTGGGCCAGAAAAATACCCGAATG CAAAGATTGGTACAAAGGCCAGCTGACCGACGAGGAATTAGACAGACTAGAGAATCCACCGCCGAAACCGAAACCAACTGGTGGGCACAGCAGAAGAAAAGGCGCCAAACCATCCTAG